A part of Populus alba chromosome 8, ASM523922v2, whole genome shotgun sequence genomic DNA contains:
- the LOC118061110 gene encoding BI1-like protein has translation MSAEMFGYSSVSNKDTGKEVDLEAGNGETLYPGLSLGENQLRWGLIRKVYGILAAQLVLTTIVAAATVLYTPITDLLRGSFGFVMLLSIVPFILLWPLHVYHQKHPVNLIILGLFTVSLSLLVGASCANIEGKIVLEALILTSAVVCSLTGYTFWASKKGKDFSFLGPILFTALIILILTSFIQVFFPLGSTSTAVYGGISALIFCGYIVYDTDHLIKRFSYDQYILASAALYLDILNLFLSILRVLSQRNN, from the exons ATGTCAGCAGAGATGTTCGGATACTCGAGCGTTAGCAACAAGGATACGGGCAAGGAGGTTGATTTGGAGGCAGGGAATGGAGAGACTTTGTACCCAGGTTTGAGTCTTGGAGAGAACCAGTTACGATGGGGCTTGATTCGCAAAGTTTATGGCATCTTGGCCGCTCAGCTTGTCCTCACCACCATCGTCGCTGCTGCTACGGTTCTATATACTCCTATCACTGATCTCCTCAGGGGCAGTTTTGGGTTCGTCATGCTTCTATCAATTGTTCCCTTTATTT TGTTGTGGCCCTTGCATGTGTATCATCAGAAACACCCTGTGAATCTAATCATTCTTGGCCTCTTCACTGTTTCACTGAGCCTCTTGGTTGGAGCAAGCTGTGCTAATATAGAAG GGAAAATCGTGCTTGAGGCATTAATTCTGACCTCCGCCGTGGTTTGCTCTCTAACCGGATACACTTTCTGGGCTTCGAAGAAGGGCAAGGACTTTAGCTTTCTTGGACCAATTCTCTTCACTGCCCTAATTATCCTCATCCTGACTAGTTTTATCCAG GTGTTCTTCCCACTTGGCTCAACATCTACTGCAGTTTATGGTGGAATTAGCGCTTTGATTTTCTGTGGATACATAGTTTATGACACTGACCACCTGATCAAGCGCTTCTCATATGATCAGTATATTTTGGCATCGGCTGCTCTTTATTTGGACATTCTGAACCTGTTTCTTTCCATTCTGCGGGTGCTGAGTCAGAGAAACAATTAG
- the LOC118061111 gene encoding uncharacterized protein, which produces MNFFKAVFADDPTPPDSPKSPPPSSENPNPDPPTQNSTWSFGSLIQTLATKSESVIEIYKKDLEEFGSGLKNESAIIRDVASRAVHDLPASFEARAAVAQESVGQAIGGIGSSMWKSTAQIISQGRDSILASDHDHDRDLLLSNTDTNRSSLGKQYSRFDAQVRALQCDFDTYCSEPEDKEDYEKWKSRGFVIDEKKEEIERFISENGVIREIYGEVVPNRVDDESFWSRFFYRMFKLNQAEEARALLVKRAISGDEEEDLSWDFDDDKEEGDGLLSKGGESTVNVVDAEKGSVDGMIVENVAEKERVGVDGSEDKLEEKVIVGVDISEDELQEKAVVVEGEGSIVQSCEDNVKLEEKVVVVEGEGEGNIVQSCKDNVKLEEKAVVGKGEGDNGKSCKDSDKLEEKVVEGKGDDVESPKDSDVSVVSSKSLAEEDLEWDEIEDIGSNDESKGEAVGSRKSAGTSRVDLHKQLSAAEEEEDFSWDIEDEDDARVK; this is translated from the coding sequence ATGAATTTCTTCAAAGCAGTCTTCGCTGATGATCCAACGCCACCAGACTCCCCCAAATCCCCTCCTCCCAGCTCTGAAAACCCGAACCCTGACCCGCCAACCCAAAACTCCACCTGGTCCTTTGGCTCTCTCATCCAAACCTTAGCAACCAAATCTGAATCCGTCATCGAAATCTACAAGAAAGACCTGGAAGAATTCGGATCCGGCTTGAAAAATGAATCCGCCATTATCCGCGATGTCGCTTCACGCGCCGTCCATGATCTCCCCGCTTCCTTCGAGGCCAGAGCTGCCGTCGCTCAGGAGTCCGTTGGACAAGCCATCGGTGGTATTGGATCCTCCATGTGGAAATCAACGGCCCAGATAATTTCTCAAGGTAGAGACTCCATTTTAGCCTCTGATCATGATCATGATCGTGATTTACTCTTATCTAATACTGATACCAATAGAAGTAGTTTGGGTAAACAGTACAGTCGTTTTGATGCTCAAGTGCGTGCATTGCAATGTGATTTCGATACTTACTGTAGTGAGCCTGAGGATAAGGAGGATTATGAGAAATGGAAATCAAGGGGTTTTGTGATTGATGAGAAAAAGGAGGAGATTGAGAGGTTTATTAGTGAAAATGGGGTGATCAGGGAGATTTATGGCGAGGTTGTGCCTAATAGAGTTGATGATGAGAGTTTTTGGAGCAGGTTCTTTTATAGGATGTTTAAGTTGAACCAAGCAGAGGAGGCCAGGGCTTTGCTTGTTAAACGAGCGATTTCTGGGGATGAAGAGGAGGATTTAAGTTGggattttgatgatgataaggagGAGGGTGATGGGTTGTTGTCGAAAGGTGGTGAATCAACTGTGAACGTAGTAGACGCAGAGAAGGGGAGTGTTGATGGTATGATTGTGGAGAATGTGGCGGAGAAGGAAAGGGTTGGGGTTGATGGAAGTGAGGATAAGTTGGAGGAGAAGGTAATAGTTGGGGTGGATATAAGTGAGGATGAGTTGCAGGAGAAGGCAGTAGTGGTGGAGGGAGAGGGCAGTATTGTTCAATCATGTGAGGATAATGTTAAGTTGGAGGAGAAGGTAGTGGTGgtggagggagagggagagggcaATATTGTTCAATCATGTAAGGATAATGTTAAGTTGGAGGAGAAGGCCGTGGTGGGGAAGGGAGAGGGAGATAATGGCAAATCATGCAAGGATAGTGATAAGTTGGAGGAGAAGGTGGTGGAGGGAAAGGGGGATGATGTTGAATCACCTAAGGATAGTGATGTTTCGGTGGTTTCAAGCAAGTCTCTGGCTGAGGAGGATCTTGAGTGGGATGAGATTGAAGATATTGGGAGTAATGATGAGAGCAAAGGGGAAGCTGTTGGGAGCAGGAAGAGTGCTGGTACAAGTAGAGTTGATTTGCATAAGCAGTTGAGTGCGGCGGAGGAAGAGGAGGATTTTAGTTGGGatattgaagatgaagatgatgcgCGAGTTAAGTGA